In Brucella melitensis bv. 1 str. 16M, a genomic segment contains:
- a CDS encoding YciI-like protein, which produces MLFALLCNDKPDHLQVRLDTRPAHLDYLKSLGDALKFAGPFLGEDGKPNGSLVVVEAADKAAAEKIAASDPYALAGLFKDVTVRPWNWAINNPVNA; this is translated from the coding sequence ATGCTGTTTGCCCTCCTGTGCAATGACAAGCCCGACCATCTGCAAGTGCGTCTCGATACCCGCCCGGCGCATCTGGACTATCTGAAGAGCCTCGGCGACGCCCTGAAATTCGCCGGTCCCTTTCTCGGCGAAGACGGCAAGCCCAATGGCAGTCTCGTGGTCGTTGAAGCCGCCGACAAGGCCGCAGCCGAAAAAATCGCCGCCAGCGACCCTTATGCGCTTGCCGGCCTGTTCAAGGATGTGACCGTGCGCCCATGGAACTGGGCCATCAACAACCCTGTCAACGCTTGA